One region of Streptomyces davaonensis JCM 4913 genomic DNA includes:
- a CDS encoding DUF2017 domain-containing protein, producing the protein MPGTFEPLPGGGAAVALDEVEISIIRSLAVQLLELIGPGPGEDKPDDPLAELFADGPSEPPADPVLRRLFPDAYSDPEGTPGPEQAEEERAYSAEFRRYTENDLRAGKRENALAVIRSLDELSSAGDGGAVLKLAPGESRQWLSALNDLRLAIGSRLDIVDEDDTDLLYRLPDEDPRKPMVMAYLWLGGLQETLVSTLMP; encoded by the coding sequence ATGCCAGGAACCTTCGAACCGCTCCCCGGCGGCGGCGCGGCCGTCGCCCTCGACGAAGTCGAGATCTCCATCATCCGGTCACTGGCCGTCCAGCTCCTGGAGCTGATCGGCCCGGGACCGGGCGAGGACAAGCCCGACGACCCGCTCGCCGAGCTCTTCGCCGACGGACCGAGCGAACCGCCCGCCGACCCGGTCCTGCGCCGGCTCTTCCCGGACGCCTACAGCGACCCCGAGGGCACCCCGGGGCCCGAGCAGGCCGAGGAGGAGCGCGCGTACTCCGCCGAGTTCCGCCGCTACACCGAGAACGACCTGCGCGCCGGCAAGCGGGAGAACGCCCTCGCGGTGATCCGCTCCCTGGACGAGCTCAGCTCCGCGGGTGACGGCGGCGCGGTGCTGAAGCTGGCGCCGGGGGAGTCCCGGCAGTGGCTCAGCGCGCTCAACGACCTGCGCCTCGCGATCGGTTCGCGGCTGGACATCGTCGACGAGGACGACACGGACCTGCTCTACCGGCTCCCGGACGAGGACCCCCGCAAGCCGATGGTGATGGCCTATCTCTGGCTGGGCGGGCTCCAGGAGACCCTCGTCTCGACCCTCATGCCCTGA
- a CDS encoding amino acid permease, which produces MTSAQVDTEKAPEEEGYERGLGSRQVQMIAIGGAIGVGLFLGAGANIAKAGPSLILMYALAGVIIFFIMRALGELLLYRPVSGSFAEYSREFLGPFFGYFTGWTYWLMWVVTGMAELTAAAIYVNYWFPQVPQWVTALVFLVVLFAANLISVKLFGEIEFWFSMVKVTALIGMIVIGLGVLTFGFSNAGDTAAVSNLWEFDGFFPKGIGSSLMTLQGVMFAYLAVELVGVTAGESENPEKTLPKAINTLPWRIALFYVGALTVILCVVKWTEFAEGVSPFVKAFAVIGIPAGAGIVNFVVLTAALSSCNSGMYSTGRMLRTLADNGEAPRVFSKLSSTKTPALGITISVVFMGIGVVLNYIVPEKAFGYVVSVATAAGIWTWLMILVSHVLYRRAVDAGRLPASSFPAPGGAKCSWVAIVFLLFVTGLIAYDADSRVCLYVMAGWAAALGVGWLVLKSRSPEVTQRREPEFEKVG; this is translated from the coding sequence ATGACCTCCGCTCAGGTCGACACGGAGAAGGCCCCGGAAGAAGAGGGCTACGAGCGCGGCCTCGGCAGCCGCCAGGTCCAGATGATCGCCATCGGCGGCGCCATCGGCGTCGGCCTCTTCCTGGGGGCCGGGGCGAACATCGCCAAGGCCGGTCCCAGCCTCATCCTCATGTACGCCCTCGCGGGCGTCATCATCTTCTTCATCATGCGAGCGCTCGGCGAGCTGCTCCTGTACCGCCCGGTCTCGGGCTCCTTCGCGGAGTACTCCCGCGAGTTCCTCGGCCCGTTCTTCGGCTACTTCACCGGCTGGACGTACTGGCTGATGTGGGTCGTCACCGGTATGGCCGAACTGACGGCCGCCGCGATCTACGTCAACTATTGGTTCCCTCAAGTCCCGCAATGGGTCACGGCCCTGGTCTTCCTGGTGGTGCTGTTCGCGGCCAACCTGATCTCGGTGAAGCTGTTCGGCGAGATCGAGTTCTGGTTCTCGATGGTCAAGGTGACCGCGCTGATCGGCATGATCGTGATCGGCCTCGGCGTCCTCACCTTCGGCTTCAGCAACGCCGGTGACACCGCCGCGGTCTCCAACCTGTGGGAGTTCGACGGCTTCTTCCCCAAGGGCATCGGCTCCTCCCTGATGACCCTCCAGGGCGTGATGTTCGCCTACCTCGCCGTCGAGCTGGTCGGCGTCACCGCGGGCGAGTCGGAGAACCCCGAGAAGACCCTCCCCAAGGCGATCAACACGCTGCCCTGGCGCATCGCACTCTTCTACGTCGGTGCCCTCACCGTCATCCTGTGCGTGGTCAAGTGGACCGAGTTCGCGGAGGGCGTCAGCCCCTTCGTGAAGGCCTTCGCGGTCATCGGCATCCCGGCCGGCGCCGGCATCGTCAACTTCGTGGTGCTCACCGCCGCCCTGTCCTCCTGCAACTCGGGCATGTACTCCACCGGCCGCATGCTGCGCACCTTGGCCGACAACGGCGAGGCCCCGCGCGTCTTCAGCAAGCTGTCCTCCACCAAGACGCCCGCGCTCGGCATCACCATCTCGGTCGTCTTCATGGGCATCGGTGTGGTCCTGAACTACATCGTCCCGGAGAAGGCCTTCGGCTACGTCGTCTCCGTCGCCACCGCGGCCGGCATCTGGACCTGGCTCATGATCCTCGTCAGCCACGTCCTGTACCGCCGCGCGGTCGACGCGGGCCGCCTGCCGGCCTCGTCCTTCCCGGCCCCGGGCGGCGCGAAGTGCAGCTGGGTCGCCATCGTCTTCCTGCTCTTCGTCACCGGCCTCATCGCCTACGACGCCGACTCCCGCGTCTGCCTGTACGTGATGGCGGGCTGGGCCGCGGCGCTCGGCGTCGGCTGGCTTGTGCTCAAGTCCCGCAGCCCCGAGGTCACGCAGCGCCGTGAGCCGGAGTTCGAGAAGGTCGGCTGA
- a CDS encoding Mov34/MPN/PAD-1 family protein yields the protein MLTITQALVDQIVAHARKDHPDEACGVVAGQAGTDRPERFIPMLNAAMSPTFYEFDSGDLLKLYRELDDRDEEPVVIYHSHTATEAYPSRTDISYANEPGAHYVLVSTADTDGLGEFQFRSFRILEGEVTEEEVKVVEAY from the coding sequence ATGCTGACCATCACCCAGGCCCTCGTCGACCAGATCGTCGCGCACGCGCGCAAGGACCACCCGGACGAGGCGTGCGGCGTCGTCGCGGGGCAGGCCGGTACCGACCGCCCCGAGCGCTTCATCCCCATGCTGAACGCGGCCATGTCGCCCACGTTCTACGAGTTCGACTCCGGTGATCTGCTCAAGCTGTACCGCGAGCTGGACGACCGGGACGAGGAGCCGGTGGTCATCTACCACTCCCACACGGCGACCGAGGCCTACCCGTCCCGCACGGACATCTCCTACGCCAACGAACCCGGCGCGCACTACGTCCTCGTCTCCACCGCCGACACCGACGGCCTCGGAGAGTTCCAGTTCCGCTCGTTCCGGATCCTGGAGGGCGAGGTGACCGAGGAGGAGGTCAAGGTCGTAGAGGCGTACTGA
- a CDS encoding putative leader peptide has protein sequence MVLLDVSDKAPGTLLVARLHVDLCRLNSAIC, from the coding sequence ATGGTTCTTCTCGACGTGAGCGACAAGGCGCCGGGCACACTGCTCGTTGCGCGGCTGCACGTCGACCTGTGCAGGCTGAACAGCGCCATCTGTTGA
- a CDS encoding MoaD/ThiS family protein translates to MAIEVRIPTILRTYTDGQKAVEGSGDTLAELFTDLETRHAGIQARIVDGEQLRRFVNVYLNDEDVRFLDGINTKLTDGDNVTILPAVAGGMV, encoded by the coding sequence ATGGCCATCGAGGTCCGCATCCCCACCATCCTCCGCACGTACACCGACGGTCAGAAGGCGGTGGAGGGCTCCGGGGACACCCTCGCCGAGCTGTTCACCGACCTGGAGACCCGGCATGCGGGCATCCAGGCCCGCATCGTGGACGGCGAGCAGCTGCGCCGCTTCGTCAACGTCTACCTCAACGACGAGGACGTCCGCTTCCTCGACGGCATCAACACCAAGCTCACCGACGGCGACAACGTCACGATCCTGCCGGCCGTGGCCGGCGGCATGGTCTGA
- a CDS encoding PLP-dependent cysteine synthase family protein, giving the protein MRYDSPLAAVGNTPLVRLPRLSPSADVRIWAKLEDRNPTGSVKDRPALHMIEQAEKDGRLTPGCTILEPTSGNTGISLAMAAKLKGYRMVCVMPENTSQERRDLLGMWGAEIISSPAAGGSNTAVRVAKELSAEHPDWVMLYQYGNPDNAGAHYATTGPEILADLPSITHFVAGLGTTGTLMGVGRFLREQKPDVKIVAAEPRYDDLVYGLRNLDEGFVPELYDASVLTTRFSVGSADAVTRTRELLQQEGIFAGVSTGAALHAAIGVGNKAVKAGESADIVFVVADGGWKYLSTGVYTAATTEEAIETLQGQLWA; this is encoded by the coding sequence ATGCGCTACGACTCCCCGCTGGCCGCGGTAGGCAACACCCCCCTGGTGCGCCTGCCGCGGCTGTCGCCGTCCGCCGACGTCCGGATCTGGGCCAAGCTGGAGGACCGCAACCCCACCGGCTCGGTCAAGGACCGCCCGGCCCTGCACATGATCGAGCAGGCGGAGAAGGACGGCCGGCTCACCCCCGGCTGCACGATCCTGGAGCCGACCAGCGGCAACACCGGCATCTCCCTGGCCATGGCCGCCAAGCTCAAGGGCTACCGCATGGTCTGCGTGATGCCCGAGAACACCTCCCAGGAGCGCCGGGACCTGCTCGGCATGTGGGGCGCCGAGATCATCTCCTCCCCGGCCGCGGGCGGCTCCAACACCGCCGTACGCGTCGCCAAGGAGCTGTCCGCCGAGCACCCCGACTGGGTGATGCTCTACCAGTACGGCAACCCGGACAACGCGGGCGCCCACTACGCGACCACCGGCCCCGAGATCCTCGCCGACCTCCCCTCCATCACCCACTTCGTGGCGGGCCTCGGCACCACCGGCACGCTGATGGGCGTGGGCCGCTTCCTGCGGGAGCAGAAGCCGGACGTGAAGATCGTCGCCGCCGAACCGCGCTACGACGATCTCGTCTACGGCCTGCGCAACCTCGACGAGGGCTTCGTCCCCGAGCTGTACGACGCCTCCGTCCTCACCACCCGCTTCTCCGTCGGCTCGGCGGACGCGGTCACCCGCACCCGTGAGCTGCTCCAGCAGGAGGGCATCTTCGCGGGCGTCTCGACGGGCGCCGCCCTGCACGCCGCGATCGGCGTCGGCAACAAGGCCGTGAAGGCGGGCGAGAGCGCCGACATCGTCTTCGTCGTGGCCGACGGCGGCTGGAAGTACCTGTCGACCGGCGTCTACACGGCGGCGACGACCGAGGAAGCGATCGAGACGCTGCAAGGCCAGCTCTGGGCGTAA
- a CDS encoding type II toxin-antitoxin system PemK/MazF family toxin has protein sequence MDTSWWLALAAVVLLALVAALVDGWGRRPAGRPGRRRTGVRPRPTEIWWASVPFEDRPGAKDRPCLVLAVHGKRVRVAKITSRYHDERSGVIPLPPGAVSDAQGRASFLETDELREVPVWDFRRKVGVVDPVLWDQVRHLAS, from the coding sequence ATGGACACGTCCTGGTGGCTCGCGCTCGCGGCGGTGGTGCTGCTCGCGCTGGTCGCCGCGCTGGTGGACGGGTGGGGGCGCAGGCCCGCCGGGCGGCCGGGGCGGCGGCGGACGGGGGTGCGGCCGCGGCCCACGGAGATCTGGTGGGCGAGCGTGCCGTTCGAGGACCGGCCCGGCGCGAAGGACCGGCCGTGTCTGGTGCTGGCGGTGCACGGCAAGCGGGTGCGCGTCGCGAAGATCACCAGCCGCTACCACGACGAGCGTTCCGGGGTGATTCCGCTTCCCCCGGGTGCGGTGAGCGATGCCCAGGGCCGCGCGAGCTTCCTGGAGACGGACGAGCTGCGCGAGGTGCCGGTGTGGGACTTCCGGCGGAAGGTGGGGGTGGTGGACCCGGTCCTGTGGGACCAGGTCCGTCACCTGGCGTCGTGA
- a CDS encoding MBL fold metallo-hydrolase: protein MKLTVVGCSGSFPSAESACSSYLVEADGFRLLLDLGNGALGELQRHCGLYDLDAIFLSHLHADHCIDMCAYFVARYYRHDGGRCDPIPVYGPEGTEHRLTTAYADTPSASSMSEVFDFHTVKPSTFEVGPFTVHTERVAHPVEAYGIRVEHAGKSLTYSGDTGVTPVLDELARDTDLFLCEAAFTHGKENIPDLHLNGREAGETATRAGARRLVLTHIPPWTDPQTNLADARAVYDGPVTLAAPRQTYEI from the coding sequence ATGAAGCTCACCGTCGTCGGCTGCTCGGGGTCGTTCCCGTCCGCGGAATCGGCCTGCTCGAGCTACCTCGTCGAGGCCGACGGCTTCCGGCTGCTCCTCGACCTGGGCAACGGCGCCCTTGGCGAGCTTCAGCGCCACTGCGGTCTCTACGACCTCGACGCGATCTTCCTGAGCCATCTGCACGCCGACCACTGCATCGACATGTGCGCCTACTTCGTCGCGCGTTACTACCGGCACGACGGCGGCCGCTGCGACCCGATCCCGGTCTACGGACCCGAGGGCACGGAGCACCGCCTGACCACCGCCTACGCCGACACCCCCTCTGCCTCCTCGATGAGCGAGGTCTTCGACTTCCACACGGTCAAGCCGTCCACCTTCGAGGTCGGCCCGTTCACCGTGCACACCGAGCGCGTGGCGCATCCGGTGGAGGCGTACGGCATCCGCGTCGAGCACGCCGGGAAGTCCCTGACGTACTCCGGCGACACGGGTGTGACCCCGGTGCTCGACGAACTCGCCCGGGACACGGACCTGTTCCTGTGCGAGGCGGCCTTCACGCACGGCAAGGAGAACATCCCCGACCTGCACCTCAACGGCCGCGAAGCAGGCGAGACGGCAACCCGCGCGGGCGCCCGCCGCCTGGTCCTGACCCACATCCCCCCGTGGACCGACCCCCAGACCAACCTCGCCGACGCGCGAGCGGTCTACGACGGTCCGGTGACACTGGCGGCGCCGAGGCAGACGTACGAGATCTAG
- a CDS encoding PTS transporter subunit EIIC, with amino-acid sequence MSTATASAAPTKKWGSGLFQGLQKVGRSLQLPIAVLPAAGILLRLGQADVQEKLNLPDKVTAVFATAGGAIFDNLPMLFCIGVAIGFAKKADGSTALAALVGFLVYSNVLKAFPVTEAKVQAGADIAATYNNPGVLGGILMGLLSAVLWQRYHRKQLVDWLGFFNGRRLVPIIMAFVGTAMGVFFGLVWEPIGEVISDAGEWITGLGAAGAGLFGLINRALIPIGMHQFVNTVSWFQIGDFTNAAGDVVHGDLNRFFAGDPDAGQFMSGFFPIMMFGLPAAAIAMAHAARPERRKAVMGMMISLALTSFVTGVTEPIEFSFMFIAPLLYAIHAVLTALSMAITWALGVHAGFTFSAGAIDYGLNWSLSTKPWLIIPIGLVFGAVYYFVFRFAIAKFNLPTPGREPEEEVEDLTKA; translated from the coding sequence ATGAGCACCGCCACCGCATCGGCGGCCCCCACGAAGAAGTGGGGATCCGGCCTGTTCCAGGGTCTTCAGAAGGTCGGCCGCAGCCTCCAGCTCCCGATCGCCGTACTGCCGGCGGCGGGCATCCTGCTGCGGCTGGGCCAGGCGGACGTTCAGGAGAAGCTGAACCTGCCCGACAAGGTCACGGCGGTCTTCGCCACGGCCGGTGGCGCGATCTTCGACAACCTGCCGATGCTGTTCTGCATCGGTGTCGCGATCGGCTTCGCGAAGAAGGCCGACGGCTCGACCGCGCTGGCCGCGCTGGTCGGCTTCCTGGTCTACAGCAACGTCCTGAAGGCGTTCCCGGTCACCGAGGCCAAGGTCCAGGCGGGCGCCGACATAGCCGCGACCTACAACAACCCCGGTGTCCTCGGCGGCATCCTCATGGGTCTGCTCTCCGCGGTGCTGTGGCAGCGCTACCACCGCAAGCAGCTGGTGGACTGGCTGGGCTTCTTCAACGGCCGCCGACTGGTCCCGATCATCATGGCCTTCGTCGGCACCGCCATGGGTGTCTTCTTCGGCCTGGTCTGGGAGCCGATCGGCGAGGTCATCTCCGACGCCGGTGAGTGGATCACCGGTCTGGGCGCCGCGGGTGCCGGTCTGTTCGGTCTGATCAACCGCGCGCTGATCCCCATCGGCATGCACCAGTTCGTGAACACCGTCTCCTGGTTCCAGATCGGCGACTTCACCAACGCCGCGGGCGATGTGGTGCACGGTGACCTGAATCGCTTCTTCGCCGGTGACCCGGACGCCGGTCAGTTCATGTCGGGCTTCTTCCCGATCATGATGTTCGGTCTGCCGGCCGCCGCGATCGCCATGGCGCACGCCGCCCGTCCCGAGCGCCGCAAGGCCGTGATGGGCATGATGATCTCGCTCGCGCTGACCTCCTTCGTGACCGGTGTGACCGAGCCGATCGAGTTCTCGTTCATGTTCATCGCGCCGCTGCTGTACGCGATCCACGCGGTGCTCACGGCCCTGTCCATGGCGATCACCTGGGCGCTGGGCGTCCACGCGGGCTTCACGTTCTCCGCGGGCGCCATCGACTACGGGCTCAACTGGTCGCTGTCCACCAAGCCATGGCTGATCATCCCGATCGGCCTGGTCTTCGGGGCGGTCTACTACTTCGTCTTCCGCTTCGCGATCGCCAAGTTCAATCTCCCCACCCCGGGCCGCGAGCCCGAGGAGGAGGTCGAGGACCTCACGAAGGCGTGA
- a CDS encoding PTS transporter subunit EIIC yields MSSDEALSPARVRWNKLFQGLQKMGRSLQLPIAVLPAAGILNRLGQPDVFGDDGLGWTDVSKVMAGAGGALLDGSLGLPLLFCVGVAIGMAKKADGSTALAAVAGFLVYYQVLRQFPEDCPDGTKAVTNIGCQGTADGAVEAFTYQNPGVFGGIVIGLLTAFFWARYHRTKLVDWLGFFNGRRLVPIIMSFVAIAFAALCLWVWPPIGDALENFSDWLSDAGSWGAGIFGVANRALLVIGLHQFLNVPIWFQFGTYTKPDGTEVHGDINMFLAGDPDAGQFLSGFFPIMMFALPAAALAITHCAKPNRRKEVGGLMLSVALTSFVTGITEPIEYSFLFIAPLLYAVHAVLTGVSMAVTWGLGVHDGFSFSAGLIDYIINWNLATKPWAIIPIGLAFAVVYYVIFRFAILKFDLKTPGREPEDQVEDVTKV; encoded by the coding sequence ATGAGTTCCGACGAGGCGCTGAGCCCTGCGCGGGTGCGCTGGAACAAGTTGTTCCAGGGCCTTCAGAAAATGGGCCGCAGCCTTCAGCTCCCGATCGCCGTACTTCCGGCTGCGGGCATCCTCAACCGCCTTGGCCAGCCGGACGTGTTCGGCGACGACGGGCTGGGGTGGACGGACGTCTCCAAGGTCATGGCGGGTGCGGGCGGCGCGCTGCTGGACGGGTCGCTGGGGCTGCCGCTGCTGTTCTGTGTCGGTGTCGCGATCGGCATGGCGAAGAAGGCGGACGGCTCGACCGCGCTCGCGGCGGTGGCGGGCTTCCTCGTCTACTACCAGGTGCTGCGCCAGTTCCCCGAGGACTGCCCGGACGGCACGAAGGCCGTCACGAACATCGGCTGCCAGGGGACCGCCGACGGGGCGGTGGAGGCGTTCACCTACCAGAACCCCGGGGTCTTCGGCGGCATCGTCATCGGCCTGCTGACGGCCTTCTTCTGGGCCCGCTACCACCGCACCAAGCTGGTGGACTGGCTGGGCTTCTTCAACGGCCGCCGACTGGTGCCGATCATCATGTCGTTCGTCGCGATCGCGTTCGCGGCGCTGTGTCTGTGGGTGTGGCCGCCGATCGGTGACGCGCTGGAGAACTTCAGCGACTGGCTGAGCGACGCGGGCTCGTGGGGTGCGGGCATCTTCGGTGTCGCGAACCGGGCGTTGCTGGTGATCGGACTGCATCAGTTCCTGAACGTGCCCATCTGGTTCCAGTTCGGCACGTACACCAAGCCGGACGGCACGGAGGTGCACGGCGACATCAACATGTTCCTGGCGGGCGATCCGGACGCGGGGCAGTTCCTGTCGGGGTTCTTCCCGATCATGATGTTCGCGCTGCCGGCGGCGGCGCTGGCGATCACGCACTGCGCGAAGCCGAATCGCCGCAAGGAGGTCGGGGGTCTGATGCTCTCGGTCGCGCTGACGTCGTTCGTCACCGGCATCACCGAGCCGATCGAGTACTCGTTCCTGTTCATCGCGCCGCTGCTGTACGCGGTGCACGCGGTGCTGACGGGTGTGTCGATGGCGGTGACGTGGGGGCTCGGGGTGCACGACGGCTTCAGCTTCTCCGCCGGTCTCATCGACTACATCATCAACTGGAACCTGGCGACGAAGCCGTGGGCGATCATTCCGATCGGCCTCGCGTTCGCAGTCGTGTATTACGTCATCTTCCGCTTCGCGATCCTCAAGTTCGATCTGAAGACGCCGGGCAGGGAGCCGGAGGACCAGGTGGAGGACGTCACCAAGGTCTGA
- a CDS encoding glucose PTS transporter subunit EIIB, which yields MASKAEKIVAGLGGIENIEEVEGCITRLRTEVSDASLVDEAALKAAGAHGVVKMGTAIQVVIGTDADPIAAEIEDMM from the coding sequence ATGGCCAGCAAGGCTGAGAAGATCGTTGCCGGTCTCGGCGGCATCGAGAACATCGAAGAGGTCGAGGGCTGCATCACCCGCCTGCGCACCGAGGTCAGCGACGCCTCCCTCGTCGACGAGGCGGCCCTGAAGGCGGCCGGCGCCCACGGAGTCGTCAAGATGGGCACGGCGATCCAGGTCGTCATCGGCACCGACGCCGACCCGATCGCGGCGGAGATCGAAGACATGATGTGA
- the rph gene encoding ribonuclease PH — translation MSRIDGRTPQQLRPVTIERGWSKHAEGSVLVSFGDTRVFCTASVTEGVPRWRKGSGEGWVTAEYSMLPRATNTRGDRESVKGKIGGRTHEISRLIGRSLRAVIDYKALGENTIVLDCDVLQADGGTRTAAITGAYVALADAISWAQGKKLIKAGRQPLTGTVSAVSVGIVGGVPLLDLCYEEDVRAETDMNVVCTGDGRFVEVQGTAEAEPFARDELNSLLDLAVSGCTELAVLQRTALDTVLQK, via the coding sequence ATGTCACGCATCGACGGCCGCACCCCCCAACAGCTCCGCCCCGTCACCATCGAACGCGGCTGGAGCAAGCACGCAGAGGGCTCCGTCCTCGTCTCCTTCGGCGACACCAGGGTCTTCTGCACCGCCTCCGTCACCGAAGGCGTCCCCCGCTGGCGCAAGGGCAGCGGCGAAGGCTGGGTCACCGCGGAGTACTCCATGCTCCCCCGCGCCACCAACACCCGCGGCGACCGCGAGTCCGTCAAGGGCAAGATCGGCGGCCGTACGCACGAGATCAGCCGACTCATCGGCCGCTCCCTGCGCGCGGTCATCGACTACAAGGCACTCGGCGAGAACACCATCGTCCTCGACTGCGACGTCCTCCAGGCCGACGGCGGCACCCGCACCGCGGCCATCACCGGCGCCTACGTCGCCCTCGCCGACGCCATCTCCTGGGCCCAGGGCAAGAAGCTGATCAAGGCAGGCCGTCAGCCCCTGACCGGAACCGTGTCCGCCGTCTCGGTCGGCATCGTCGGCGGAGTCCCCCTCCTGGACCTCTGCTACGAGGAGGACGTCCGCGCCGAGACCGACATGAACGTCGTCTGCACCGGCGACGGACGCTTCGTCGAGGTCCAGGGCACCGCAGAGGCGGAACCCTTCGCCCGGGACGAACTGAACTCCCTGCTGGACCTGGCGGTTTCGGGCTGCACGGAACTCGCTGTCTTGCAGCGCACCGCACTTGATACCGTCCTCCAAAAGTAA
- the rdgB gene encoding RdgB/HAM1 family non-canonical purine NTP pyrophosphatase has translation MTRLILATRNAGKITELKSILADAGLPHDLVGADAFPDIPDVPETGVTFAENALLKAHALAKATGLPAVADDSGLCVDVLNGAPGIFSARWAGQHGDDRANLELLLAQLSDITAEHRGAHFACAAALALPDGRDRVVEGQLRGVLRHTPSGTNGFGYDPILQPDGETRTCAELSPEEKNAISHRGKAFRALVPVVRELLG, from the coding sequence ATGACCCGCCTGATCCTCGCCACACGCAACGCCGGAAAGATCACCGAACTGAAGTCGATCCTCGCCGACGCAGGTCTGCCCCACGACCTCGTCGGCGCGGACGCGTTCCCGGACATCCCCGACGTCCCCGAAACGGGAGTGACGTTCGCCGAAAACGCCCTCCTGAAGGCCCACGCCCTGGCCAAGGCCACGGGCCTGCCCGCGGTGGCCGACGACTCGGGGCTCTGCGTAGACGTCCTGAACGGCGCCCCGGGCATCTTCTCGGCCCGCTGGGCGGGGCAGCATGGCGACGACAGGGCGAACCTGGAGCTGTTGCTGGCCCAACTGTCGGACATCACAGCGGAACACCGGGGAGCCCACTTCGCCTGCGCAGCGGCGCTCGCCCTGCCGGACGGCCGCGACCGAGTGGTCGAGGGCCAACTGAGAGGCGTACTCCGCCACACCCCCTCCGGCACCAACGGCTTCGGCTACGACCCCATCCTCCAGCCGGACGGCGAGACAAGGACGTGCGCCGAACTGAGCCCGGAGGAGAAGAACGCGATCAGCCATCGGGGGAAGGCGTTCCGGGCGTTGGTGCCCGTCGTGCGGGAGTTGCTCGGTTAG
- the bcp gene encoding thioredoxin-dependent thiol peroxidase encodes MSERLQPGDVAPAFTLPDADGKGVSLSDHKGRKVIVYFYPAALTPGCTKQACDFTDNLELLAGAGYDVIGISPDTPEKLAKFRDKESLKVTLLADPEKSVTESYGAYGEKKNYGKTYMGVIRSTIVVDEEGKVERALYNVRATGHVAKIIKDLGI; translated from the coding sequence ATGAGCGAGCGACTCCAGCCCGGGGACGTAGCCCCCGCCTTCACCCTCCCCGACGCCGACGGCAAGGGCGTCTCCCTGTCGGACCACAAGGGCCGCAAGGTCATCGTCTACTTCTACCCGGCGGCTTTGACGCCCGGCTGCACGAAGCAGGCCTGCGACTTCACCGACAACCTGGAACTCCTGGCCGGCGCCGGCTACGACGTCATCGGCATCTCCCCCGACACCCCGGAGAAGCTGGCGAAGTTCCGCGACAAGGAGTCCCTGAAGGTAACGCTCCTGGCGGACCCCGAAAAGTCGGTCACCGAGTCCTACGGCGCCTACGGCGAGAAGAAGAACTACGGCAAGACGTACATGGGCGTCATCCGCTCCACGATCGTGGTGGACGAGGAGGGCAAGGTAGAACGAGCCCTGTACAACGTCCGAGCCACGGGCCACGTAGCCAAGATCATCAAGGACCTGGGCATCTGA
- a CDS encoding DUF3618 domain-containing protein produces MAETSDTRTPAQIEADIRRRREALAETLDEIGVRVHPKTIVGDAKAKVVSNIDHTLGRAYVQANRVVSDVKAKFVDDEGAPRLERVVPAALLVVGVVGLLAVGTRRRRR; encoded by the coding sequence GTGGCGGAAACGTCGGACACCAGAACCCCGGCGCAGATCGAGGCGGACATCAGGCGCCGCCGCGAAGCGCTGGCCGAGACGCTCGACGAGATCGGGGTTCGGGTCCACCCGAAGACCATCGTCGGGGATGCCAAGGCCAAGGTTGTCTCCAACATTGATCACACCCTCGGGCGTGCCTACGTTCAGGCCAACCGGGTCGTCAGCGACGTCAAGGCCAAGTTCGTCGACGACGAGGGCGCTCCCCGGCTGGAGCGGGTCGTCCCCGCCGCGCTGCTCGTCGTGGGCGTCGTGGGGCTGCTCGCCGTCGGCACCCGGCGCCGCAGGCGCTGA
- a CDS encoding GroES family chaperonin: MLHDRVLVRQDTSEGERRSGGGILIPATAAVGRRLAWAEVVAVGQNVRTVEPGDRVLYDPEDRAEVEVRGIAYVLMRERDLHAVAADRFEGSEDSTGLYL; the protein is encoded by the coding sequence ATGCTGCACGACCGGGTTCTGGTGCGGCAGGACACCAGCGAGGGCGAGCGGCGTTCCGGTGGCGGGATCCTGATTCCGGCCACCGCGGCGGTCGGCCGTCGGCTGGCCTGGGCCGAGGTCGTCGCGGTGGGGCAGAACGTACGGACGGTGGAGCCCGGTGACCGGGTGCTGTACGACCCGGAGGACCGGGCCGAGGTCGAGGTGCGGGGCATCGCCTATGTGCTGATGCGGGAGCGCGATCTGCATGCCGTGGCCGCCGATCGGTTCGAGGGTTCCGAGGACTCGACCGGTCTGTACCTGTAG